A genomic window from Nicotiana sylvestris chromosome 11, ASM39365v2, whole genome shotgun sequence includes:
- the LOC104247392 gene encoding histone H2B.2 codes for MAPKAEKKPAEKKPAEEKAPAEKKPKAGKKLPAKDGASGADKKKKKAKKSVETYKIYIFKVLKQVHPDIGISSKAMGIMNSFINDIFEKLAQESSRLARYNKKPTITSREIQTAVRLVLPGELAKHAVSEGTKAVTKFTSS; via the coding sequence ATGGCTCCTAAGGCAGAGAAGAAGCCCGCCGAGAAGAAGCCGGCTGAGGAGAAAGCTCCGGCGGAGAAGAAGCCAAAGGCCGGGAAGAAGCTACCGGCGAAGGACGGCGCCAGTGGTGCtgacaagaagaaaaagaaggctAAAAAGAGTGTTGAAACCTACAAGATCTACATCTTTAAGGTGCTCAAGCAAGTTCATCCGGATATTGGTATCTCAAGCAAGGCTATGGGAATTATGAACAGTTTTATCAATGATATTTTTGAGAAATTGGCTCAGGAATCTTCTAGACTTGCCAGGTATAATAAGAAACCGACTATTACTTCCAGGGAAATTCAGACCGCGGTCAGATTGGTGCTACCCGGTGAATTGGCTAAGCATGCTGTTTCTGAAGGAACCAAGGCTGTGACTAAGTTTACCAGTTCTTAA
- the LOC104247393 gene encoding THO complex subunit 4A: protein MAEAALNMSLDDLIKKNKTGTGGKPRGRGRGGASGPGPARRFPNRSANRAAPYSTAKAPEAAWNHDMFAAADQAFPFGQAGVGQAASSISTGTKLYISNLDYGVSNEDIKELFSEAGDLKRYAIHYDRSGRSKGTAEVVFSRRQDALAAVKRYSNVQLDGKPMKIEIVGTNIATPTAPAFNGAFGFGDANGGPRSGQARGGGFGRSRGGRGRGRGFRGGSRGRGRGDRGEKVSAEDLDADLMKYHSEAMQTN, encoded by the exons ATGGCAGAGGCAGCTTTGAATATGAGCTTAGACGATCTCATCAAGAAGAATAAAACCGGTACCGGAGGTAAACCTCGCGGCAGAGGTCGTGGGGGCGCCTCCGGTCCTGGTCCTGCTCGCCGATTCCCCAATCGTTCAGCTAACCGAGCTGCACCTTATTCCACCGCCAAG GCTCCTGAGGCGGCGTGGAATCATGATATGTTCGCGGCGGCAGATCAAGCTTTCCCCTTTGGACAAGCCGGTGTTGGTCAGGCGGCGTCTTCCATATCGACTGGGACAAAGCTCTACATCTCCAATCTTGATTACGGCGTCTCCAATGAGGATATCAAG GAGCTCTTCTCAGAAGCTGGTGACCTGAAACGCTATGCTATACATTATGATAGGAGCGGGAGATCGAAG GGAACGGCAGAGGTGGTCTTCTCGCGTAGACAAGATGCACTAGCTGCCGTTAAGAGGTACAGCAACGTTCAGCTTGATGGGAAGCCAATGAAGATTGAAATTGTTGGGACCAACATTGCCACTCCCACTGCCCCTGCTTTCAATGGTGCTTTTGGTTTTGGAGACGCTAATGGAGGTCCCAGAAG TGGTCAAGCAAGAGGTGGTGGCTTTGGGAGGTCACGGGGTGGTAGAGGACGCGGTCGCGGATTTCGAGGAGGCAGCAGGGGACGGGGAAGAGGAGATCGTGGAGAAAAGGTATCTGCAGAAGATCTAGATGCTGATCTGATGAAGTATCATTCAGAAGCAATGCAGACAAACTGA
- the LOC104247394 gene encoding uncharacterized protein gives MATVSTARSSAYLTALTQEIEKKLQRALTSPSLRRNLLQELFADIALEVDDRAKEIILSSEDAITAAEERAEGPTCYYYVLADHFVRVPQNGKPILDLIVQLWSQSFASNTFALLFHKWLFEVQLENSEVLLRYSSALVQGATNVFWIDIQTNTRRFQSLFQYLLEEVALVPDRLKKIPLQAQRDLFLLLSRFIFLYNQADRLGSFLRQFPDFPNAFLIGGPADIFVTELADQLQKLKVEPVLLHYLSQLKVLQGLELRMATSTRLKTCLYSFTSPGAPMYPTRAVRHAAWDALDLLYPVGRYPRHIISLFFRLLYPWYWPSSFWNFIKSCILAIFYSLLRLIFSSWDKVRRPKEQ, from the exons ATGGCTACCGTTTCAACAGCTCGAAGCTCCGCTTATCTCACAGCTCTTACCCAAGAGATTGAAAAGAAGCTTCAACGT GCATTGACTTCGCCGTCGCTGAGGCGTAATTTGCTGCAAGAGCTGTTCGCTGATATTGCTTTGGAAGTTGATGATCGAGCAAAAG AGATAATACTCAGCAGCGAGGATGCTATTACGGCTGCAGAGGAACGGGCTGAAGGACCGACATGCTACTACTATGTGCTTGCTGATCATTTTGTTCGTGTACCTCAGAACGGAAAACCGATCCTTGATCTTATTGTCCAACTGTGGAGTCAATCTTTCGCTTCAAATACTTTTGCACTCCTTTTCCATAAGTGG TTGTTTGAGGTTCAACTTGAAAATTCTGAAGTCCTCCTCCGCTACTCATCAGCTCTTGTTCAAGGAGCTACAAATGTATTCTG GATCGACATCCAAACAAATACAAGGCGTTTCCAGAGTCTTTTTCAG TATCTGCTTGAGGAAGTTGCCCTTGTTCCAGATCGATTAAAGAAGATCCCGTTGCAG GCCCAAAGAGATTTATTTCTCCTCCTTTCAAGGTTCATATTCTTATATAACCAAG CTGACAGGCTAGGAAGTTTTTTAAGGCAGTTTCCTGATTTTCCAAATGCTTTCTTGATTGGTGGTCCAGCAGATATATTTGTAACTGAACTAGCTGATCAG CTTCAAAAACTAAAAGTGGAGCCAGTATTGTTGCATTACCTCTCCCAATTGAAAGTCCTTCAAG GATTAGAGTTGAGAATGGCTACCAGTACAAGATTGAAAACTTGCTTGTATAGTTTCACGTCACCAGGTGCTCCCATGTACCCAACAAGAGCTGTTCGCCATGCAGCATGGGATGCATTAGATTTGCTATATCCT GTTGGACGATACCCTCGACATATCATAAGTCTCTTTTTCCGATTGCTATATCCTTGGTATTGGCCTTCTTCATTTTGGAACTTTATAAAGTCGTGCATACTTGCTATATTTTATTCTCTTTTGAGGTTAATATTTTCAAGTTGGGATAAAGTGAGGAGACCAAAGGAGCAATGA
- the LOC138881820 gene encoding uncharacterized protein produces the protein MYRVLRVMHASVTEAVELASFRLRDVAVLWYDAWERSRGPNAPPAEWEDFFEAFLAHYLPREVREARLDQFLNLNRCPGLGRGAPAQPSGSTTASSPSVRAPRPGPQSTQGRGRGRGGGDTSGSSGGQNRFYALTGRQDSEASPDVVTGILTIHSHAIYALIDPGSTFSYITPFIDGKLDMRSELLPQPVEVSTPVGDSIVANHIYRGCTVLINDRPTSVDLVELVMLDFDVIMSMDWLASCYANIDCRAKLVQFHFPGEPILEWKGNAATPKGKFISYLRAQKFIAKGCIYHLVHVRDIDKEPTTLQSVPIVNEFPTVFPDELPGIPPKGKSISL, from the exons ATGTATAGAGTATTGAGGGTGATGCATGCCTCCGTCACCGAGGCTGTGGAGTTGGCTTCTTTTCGACTACGTGATGTAGCTGTCCTATGGTATGATGCATGGGAGAGATCTAGAGGACCTAATGCTCCGCCAGCAGAGTGGGAGGACTTTTTTGAGGCTTTCTTAGCCCATTATTTGCCACGGGAGGTTCGGGAGGCCCGTCTTGACCAGTTTCTTAACCTGAA TCGGTGCCCGGGGTTAGGCAGAGGTGCACCAGCTCAGCCTTCAGGATCCACAACAGCCTCTTCACCCTCAGTCCGTGCTCCCCGACCAGGTCCACAGTCTACTCAGGGACGTGGTAGGGGGAGAGGTGGAGGAGACACCTCAGGTTCTAGTGGTGGCCAGAACCGCTTTTATGCACTCACAGGCCGACAGGATTCAGAGGCATCCCCAGATGTTGTCACAGGTATATTGACAATACATTCTCATGCCATTTATGCATTGATAGATCCCggctctacattttcatatattaCTCCATTTATTGATGGTAAGCTTGACATGAGATCTGAGTTGTTGCCACAGCCAGTTGAGGTGTCTACGCCAGTTGGCGACTCAATTGTTGCTAATCATATCTATCGAGGTTGTACAGTGTTAATTAATGACCGTCCAACTTCTGTTGATTTAGTGGAATTGGTTATGCTAGACTTCGATGTCATTAtgagtatggattggttggcatCTTGTTATGCTAATATTGATTGTCGTGCAAAGTTGGTCCAATTCCATTTTCCGGGTGAGCCTATCCTTGAATGGAAAGGTAATGCAGCCACGCCCAAGGGTAAGTTTATTTCATACCTTAGGGCTCAGAAGTTTATTGCTAAAGGTTGTATATACCATTTGGTTCATGTCAGGGATATAGATAAGGAGCCAACGACTCTTCAATCGGTTCCTATTGTAAATGAATTCCCGACGGTATTCCCTGACGAGCTTCCAGGAATTCCCCCGAAAGGGAAATCGATTTCGCTATAG